Proteins encoded in a region of the Dreissena polymorpha isolate Duluth1 chromosome 6, UMN_Dpol_1.0, whole genome shotgun sequence genome:
- the LOC127834696 gene encoding phenolphthiocerol/phthiocerol polyketide synthase subunit C-like, protein MEADGIVVVGVGCRFPGADNLDEFWRVLQNGENHVIEVPPDRWNADHYYDPDKNAPGKMYVRQAGFIPGFEEWDNGYFGISDEEAITMEPQQRIVLQCVDMAAQDGGFTRLDLQKGTTGVYIGSMTHDYNIQGTDDVLALGTYSVTGSHSSIISARVSYVYNLTGPALTIDTACSSSLEAIHLGSQALLTGDCDTAICGGVNYLLEPNLFVALSKARMLSPSGQCKAFTREADGYVRGEGCGIVILKRLQDAQRDGNKIWGMVMSGTNQDGQHAQPITKPAQDQQQKLIKQIITKFHIDKSKIQVIEAHGTGTPVGDPVECNALGTVLGSDDHRKFIGSVKTNIGHLEAAAGVAGLIKVLLMMKHRIVVPSLWYRPDNENPKLRLSEHGFVVPTKCEEWIPEDNYERLACVNSFGFGGTNVHVVVREIISDANSIKTFVSILPPIVAITARDHNTVRLNVQHLLRKLQTKEVDMQSLSYTTTCRRDIFQCREAFLAVDQAKLVKRLKQYLERKRISDVSSGKPKVVYVFCGVGTVWQDMGYSLLEDASFRNELEDIDHYLTPMTGWSIKTKFLEKSAEFLSDPCVSHIAIFCYQVALAAIWTRFGVTPDAVIGQSVGEVAAAYVAGFLNLASAVQVIYQRSKHLASVTTGKMIVVRNLDINTIEKHCQETKDIEIAVFNSKKSFTLSGCENVIAQFVEQIPNICPDAVVTPITASCAYHSSYVDFAAKMVQTTVGKLESQQKTIPMISTVTCEAVSKELICSPEYWQRNVRQPVRFADSVVNISDPSRKTVYLEIGPRPVLGPHLNNIFTEEKTAICVPSILKNQESSALGNAVCQLFNYGVDFIWNKLIPKSKCLSDLQFPQRRRNELLRVWKTTLRTQGRDIERELHPFVVPSKFGNDSWHVHLMQASTLFLTEHLVRGQIVVPGAFFSEIAFEIGKTFFGKNHSLKYIDVSLEFVRQVKVEKSNRDPLVVSIKAYAPKEVFFHINFGQNVVCKGWTRPVEISAEKILDVEKMKLSFVGHKVNALSRDELYDRLKAFGFEYGSDFRLLIGSLVTSQKSISTIKLTDNVQKQSGNLTLHPCLIDAMLQSTISMATDELLQAFTTEKLFFLPVSVGSIKVYRKPETTMTVFSYISNTTILETVRQLHYNIVLTDQKGNTIAEILNYTTFSKRGAASVPAELRYHIEWHAESSKHFGHKNPRVKKMILFCSNSHNSMVKKNLEERGHTFKELTAKEPIALQLKNAKMNEFDAVVILFYKPSHVDSPMSLEGKQLYNMMIENCMNVTEVIKYWHELNPIPIYIVTENTQSSMLSSPCEINVVGAELWGFVRSLNVESALYYITMIDTQPSIIDVLDRVVNFIEDASEGDLGHDTIVTPETLMCAHFSRIPRKLMTPGFRDFATSSIVKNDPLALQSTGPDMYLRKDGQTPSPPNDTFAFLEVQTAITFLFDQNKQTACRDFANDPYTLIALEHIGSVSTDESKFMKYVALFSSNVQTRLHVPKKCLVKVDDLCYFKPGLLTLVMLFGRFADIIKGASSVAVFCYDQPEWPHFLLREILSSSTSGKVSFVRQNDHAKVDCLVTYERIGERVPLVPSICRKLVCFKENLTPGERRALKTCHEFTLTYVELTKIFTVEHIAENLINTVEWINNSYPMVREVYEKHPLLRTQLSEIQLVDDLNSCYLYPQKKSLACLFDKQSVYVITGGLTGLGWEMTKLLTEMGAGTIVSITRSHASEDQMAERRGLEKKYNCSVLSVVADVSILSDLQTAFLEIDNLTKPAPIKGIFHGAGVVDGRSLINIHKNNFENVFRPKALGLLNLHEVTKQMQLDYFVVASSISAYVGMIGQGSYGAANCFMDAFMAWRRQQKLPGQTINWGALAVGMAARSKIRETFESRGYLLMSVAEIRSCFQEALLQNSTGTIYALVNWEKAAKDLINSPKTPFQITTLINETAPLVLAHKDQEDNITFSKLDKEALSSASLAEQLGTLEVLVTEVVKRVMGQAVENLNESFVNLGFDSMSQQQMINILDDFTSVRLPDTHLIDETDTVKKVIEYLHKQMFC, encoded by the exons ATGGAGGCCGACGGGATCGTAGTGGTCGGCGTCGGCTGTCGGTTTCCTGGCGCTGACAATCTTGACGAGTTTTGGCGAGTGCTTCAAAACGGTGAAAACCACGTGATTGAGGTTCCACCGGACCGCTGGAACGCTGACCATTATTATGACCCAGACAAAAATGCACCTGGCAAGATGTATGTGCGACAAGCAGGATTCATTCCCGG ATTTGAGGAATGGGATAATGGTTATTTCGGAATATCGGACGAAGAAGCTATCACCATGGAGCCCCAACAACGGATTGTCCTGCAGTGTGTTGACATGGCCGCACAGGACGGAGGCTTCACTAGACTTGACTTGCAGAAGGGAACTACTGGCGTATACATAG GGTCAATGACTCACGACTACAACATACAAGGCACGGACGATGTGCTTGCACTCGGCACATATTCCGTTACTGGAAGTCACTCCAGCATCATCAGTGCGCGGGTGTCGTATGTATATAACCTGACTGGCCCGGCACTGACCATTGACACTGCGTGTTCCTCATCCCTTGAGGCAATTCACCTAGGATCACAGGCTCTACTTACAG GCGATTGCGACACAGCTATCTGTGGTGGTGTGAACTATTTGTTGGAGCCTAATCTGTTCGTGGCTTTGAGCAAGGCCCGGATGCTGTCGCCAAGTGGGCAGTGCAAGGCGTTCACGAGAGAGGCAGACGGCTATGTGAGAGGCGAAGGGTGTGGCATCGTCATCCTCAAACGTCTGCAAGAT GCTCAGCGTGACGGCAACAAAATATGGGGCATGGTAATGTCAGGTACCAACCAGGATGGGCAACATGCGCAGCCAATTACGAAACCTGCCCAAGATCAGCAGCAAAAGTTGATCAAACAAATAATCACAAAGTTCCATATAGATAAGAGCAAGATTCAAGTTATAGAAGCACACG GTACGGGCACTCCAGTTGGAGATCCGGTAGAATGCAACGCGCTGGGAACGGTACTTGGTTCCGATGATCACAGAAAATTCATTGGATCAGTGAAGACAAACATTGGTCACTTGGAAGCCGCTGCAGGAGTAGCCGGTCTAATCAAAGTTCTGCTGATGATGAAACACAGAATCGTTGTACCCTCTTTATGGTACAGACCAGACAATGAAAATCCAAAATTACGGCTCAGCGAACATGGCTTCGTGGTACCAACAAAATGCGAAGAGTGGATTCCAGAAGACAATTATGAAAGACTAGCATGTGTGAATAGCTTTGGTTTTGGTGGGACGAACGTCCATGTTGTCGTTCGCGAAATCATATCTGATGCCAACAGCATCAAGACTTTTGTCAGCATCCTTCCTCCTATCGTTGCTATAACCGCTCGAGACCATAATACCGTGCGTTTGAACGTTCAGCATCTGTTACGGAAACTTCAGACAAAGGAAGTAGACATGCAATCACTTTCCTATACGACTACTTGCAGAAGAGATATTTTTCAGTGTCGTGAAGCCTTCTTGGCTGTGGATCAAGCAAAGCTGGTGAAAAGATTAAAACAGTATCTTGAAAGAAAACGTATTTCCGACGTATCAAGCGGGAAACCAAAAGTTGTATATGTTTTCTGTGGAGTAGGCACTGTATGGCAAGACATGGGATATTCACTTCTAGAAGATGCATCTTTCCGTAATGAGTTAGAAGACATCGACCATTACCTAACACCAATGACCGGATGGTCGATAAAAACTAAGTTTTTGGAAAAGTCAGCCGAATTCCTGTCTGACCCTTGCGTGTCCCACATCGCCATATTCTGCTACCAAGTTGCCTTGGCTGCCATCTGGACGCGTTTTGGTGTAACGCCAGACGCCGTGATTGGCCAATCAGTTGGCGAAGTTGCTGCAGCCTACGTTGCCGGCTTTCTCAATTTGGCTTCGGCCGTCCAGGTGATATATCAACGATCAAAGCATTTGGCGTCCGTTACTACTGGAAAAATGATTGTGGTGCGAAATCTAGATATAAACACCATAGAAAAGCATTGTCAAGAGACCAAAGACATAGAAATTGCTGTATTTAACAGCAAAAAATCGTTTACACTTTCTGGATGTGAAAATGTGATTGCACAATTTGTTGAACAGATCCCAAACATTTGCCCAGACGCTGTTGTCACTCCAATTACTGCTTCATGTGCATACCATAGCAGTTACGTAGATTTTGCAGCGAAGATGGTGCAAACCACTGTAGGTAAACTTGAATCTCAACAGAAAACCATTCCTATGATTTCCACCGTAACCTGTGAAGCAGTAAGCAAAGAACTTATTTGCTCTCCTGAATACTGGCAACGAAATGTACGACAGCCTGTACGATTCGCAGATTCCGTGGTTAACATTTCAGACCCCAGTCGCAAAACTGTTTATCTAGAGATCGGACCTAGACCTGTACTTGGACCGCATCTCAATAATatatttacagaagaaaaaaCAGCAATATGCGTTCCAAGCATTTTAAAGAACCAAGAGTCATCTGCCTTAGGAAATGCAGTATGTCAGTTATTTAATTATGGGGTTGATTTTATATGGAACAAGTTAATACCAAAAAGTAAATGTTTGAGCGATTTACAGTTTCCTCAAAGAAGAAGAAACGAACTCCTGCGTGTCTGGAAAACTACGCTTCGAACACAAGGCAGAGACATTGAAAGAGAATTACACCCGTTTGTGGTCCCCAGCAAATTTGGAAATGACAGTTGGCATGTTCACTTAATGCAAGCGTCCACCTTGTTCTTGACTGAGCATCTCGTGAGAGGCCAAATCGTTGTTCCCGGTGCATTCTTTTCTGAAATTGCTTTTGAAATCGGGAAAACGTTTTTTGGAAAGAACCACTCATTGAAATATATCGATGTTTCTCTTGAGTTTGTTAGACAAGTGAAAGTGGAGAAAAGCAATCGCGACCCTCTAGTAGTTTCCATCAAAGCATACGCGCCAAAGGAGGTGTTTTTTCATATAAATTTCGGTCAAAACGTTGTTTGCAAAGGATGGACAAGGCCCGTTGAAATCAGCGCAGAGAAAATCCTTGACGTTGAAAAAATGAAGCTTAGCTTTGTTGGACATAAAGTAAATGCTTTGTCAAGGGATGAACTTTATGATCGATTAAAAGCGTTTGGTTTTGAATATGGAAGTGATTTTCGACTTCTTATAGGTTCTTTAGTTACAAGCCAGAAGTCAATTTCGACAATAAAGTTGACTGACAATGTCCAAAAGCAATCAGGAAACTTGACACTTCATCCATGTTTGATCGACGCAATGCTTCAATCCACAATAAGCATGGCAACTGATGAATTATTGCAAGCATTTACAACAGAAAAGCTGTTTTTTCTACCAGTTTCAGTGGGGTCGATCAAAGTTTACAGAAAACCAGAGACGACAATGACGGTATTTTCATACATATCCAACACGACAATACTGGAAACAGTTCGACAGCTTCACTATAATATTGTCTTGACCGATCAAAAAGGCAACACAATAGCGGAGATTCTAAACTATACAACATTTAGCAAACGAGGAGCAGCAAGTGTCCCAGCTGAGCTACGCTATCACATAGAGTGGCATGCGGAGTCATCTAAACATTTTGGCCATAAGAATCCGCGTgtgaagaaaatgattttattctgTAGCAACAGTCACAACTCTATGGTCAAGAAAAATCTAGAAGAGCGAGGTCATACGTTCAAAGAACTGACTGCTAAAGAACCTATTGCATTGCAGTTGAAAAATGCCAAGATGAACGAGTTTGATGCTGTGGTAATACTGTTTTACAAACCGTCGCATGTAGATTCGCCAATGTCACTGGAGGGCAAACAATTGTATAACATGATGATTGAAAATTGTATGAACGTGACGGAAGTAATAAAATACTGGCACGAGCTTAACCCTATTCCTATATACATTGTTACTGAAAACACACAGTCTTCAATGCTTTCTTCCCCGTGTGAGATAAACGTAGTTGGTGCAGAACTGTGGGGGTTTGTTCGTTCCTTAAATGTCGAATCAGCACTCTATTACATAACTATGATTGATACTCAGccgtctataatagacgtgcttGACCGGGTCGTTAACTTTATTGAGGACGCATCAGAAGGTGATCTTGGCCATGACACAATTGTAACACCAGAAACACTGATGTGTGCACATTTTTCTCGAATCCCTCGTAAGCTTATGACACCTGGTTTTCGCGACTTCGcaacttcatcaattgtgaaAAATGATCCTTTAGCTTTACAGTCAACCGGGCCTGACATGTATCTGAGAAAGGATGGACAAACGCCATCGCCACCAAATGACACGTTTGCGTTTTTGGAGGTTCAGACAGCGATCACTTTTCTGTTCGATCAGAACAAACAAACGGCTTGCAGAGACTTTGCAAACGATCCATATACGTTGATAGCACTAGAACATATTGGAAGTGTATCTACAGATGAAAGCAAGTTTATGAAGTACGTTGCATTGTTTTCGTCAAATGTTCAAACACGATTGCATGTTCCAAAGAAATGTCTTGTCAAAGTGGATGATTTGTGCTACTTCAAACCAGGGCTTCTTACGCTCGTTATGCTGTTCGGCAGATTTGCCGATATAATCAAAGGTGCATCATCGGTTGCTGTTTTTTGTTATGATCAGCCTGAGTGGCCACACTTTTTATTGAGGGAAATTTTATCATCTTCAACTTCAGGTAAAGTAAGCTTTGTTAGACAAAACGACCATGCCAAGGTTGATTGCTTGGTAACGTATGAGCGAATTGGAGAGCGAGTTCCATTAGTCCCATCGATCTGCAGGAAACTAGTGTGCTTTAAAGAAAACCTTACACCTGGAGAACGAAGAGCGTTGAAGACCTGTCATGAATTCACATTGACATATGTAGagttaacaaaaatatttacagtGGAACACATAGcagaaaatttaattaatacCGTTGAATGGATCAATAACAGTTATCCAATGGTACGTGAAGTCTATGAAAAACATCCGCTTTTGCGTACACAACTGTCGGAGATACAATTAGTTGACGATCTAAACTCATGTTACCTTTATCCCCAGAAGAAATCTCTCGCTTGCCTTTTTGACAAACAGAGCGTCTATGTTATAACAGGCGGGCTCACTGGACTTGGTTGGGAAATGACCAAACTATTGACTGAAATGGGTGCTGGAACAATTGTTTCAATCACAAGAAGTCATGCCTCTGAAGATCAGATGGCGGAAAGGCGGGGACTAGAGAAGAAATATAATTGTTCCGTTTTGTCTGTGGTTGCTGACGTATCGATATTATCTGACCTTCAAACAGCATTCTTGGAAATCGACAACTTGACGAAGCCAGCACCAATTAAAGGAATATTTCACGGTGCAGGTGTAGTAGATGGTAGATCATTGATTAACATCCACAAGAACAATTTTGAAAACGTGTTTCGACCGAAAGCTCTAGGGTTGCTTAATCTACATGAAGTAACAAAACAGATGCAGCTGGACTATTTTGTCGTCGCATCATCTATCAGTGCCTATGTCGGAATGATTGGCCAGGGCAGCTATGGAGCAGCTAATTGCTTTATGGATGCGTTCATGGCATGGCGAAGACAGCAGAAACTTCCTGGACAAACCATCAATTGGGGAGCGCTAGCGGTCGGCATGGCCGCCAGAAGCAAAATAAGGGAAACTTTTGAAAGCAGAGGCTACCTATTGATGTCAGTTGCAGAAATACGAAGCTGTTTTCAAGAAGCTTTGCTCCAAAATTCTACTGGAACTATTTATGCTCTTGTAAATTGGGAAAAGGCTGCTAAAGATCTGATCAATTCTCCCAAAACGCCATTCCAAATTACTACGCTGATTAACGAGACTGCTCCATTAGTGCTCGCTCACAAAGATCAGGAAGACAACATTACATTCTCAAAACTGGATAAGGAAGCTTTGTCTAGCGCATCTTTAGCAGAGCAACTAGGAACACTGGAGGTTCTTGTTACTGAAGTTGTAAAACGCGTGATGGGCCAAGCTGTAGAAAATTTGAACGAATCGTTTGTGAACCTCGGTTTCGATTCCATGAGTCAGCAACAGATGATAAACATTCTAGACGACTTCACGAGTGTTCGGTTACCAGACACGCATTTGATAGATGAAACGGATACGGTGAAGAAAGTTATAGAATACCTGCATAAACAGATGTTTTGTTGA